From Canis lupus familiaris isolate Mischka breed German Shepherd chromosome 23, alternate assembly UU_Cfam_GSD_1.0, whole genome shotgun sequence:
GGGAGCACACTGGGAACCCTCCTCTCCCCAGGGACTTGCAGGGATGGGGGTGCAAACAGGAGAGAGGCGGTTCAAACCAGATAGGACTTCTTGAAGtcgccccccctcctcccctgccatccTACAGGGATCTCCAAAAAACACATGTGGGCCCGAAATAACACGTTTGAAAGGTGGGTCAAAGAAAGGAGATTTGGAGCCAAAGAACACTCCTTTGTGGAGGCCAAAATCTCTAAGAGATAGCGGCGCAGGAATCCTTTGTTGGGCCATATGGGAAAATCAGGGACTTAGGTATGAAAACAACAGCTTTCCTGTGCCTGAGAACGTCGGGAACAGAGGAGGATGACTTACAAGCAGCGCCGCCCTCCTTAGAGTGGCCATAAAGCAGCTCAGCTGTTGGGGGGCAAGGATCCTAATGGTAAGCATGTGGGGGAGCATGTTTCATTTAAAGTTGCAGAAACCATAGCAGGGTGTCAGTCGTTCCTAAGTATTGGAGGACTTTATCAATGCTGAGCAGATTTTCTGGACTATTCAGTACAGTTTCGGAGACTGGAAAAGCATAAAACCAAATACACGATTAGCTCCTCAGTGTAAGTGACAAGGAGACAAAACATAATTCTGTGGCTATTCTAGTGGGTGACATTTCTTGTCTTTGGCAAAGCATATTAAAGTGATTGTACCTATGatgcaccccccctccccaaactgAAGAATTAACGCCAGTTTTCACTCACCTCTGTACACTGGTTAGAGCAGACAGGGATGTATTTCTGAATTCTAGAATGCTAATTCCTTATTCCATCCAATAGTACTTCTACCCACATGGTTTTATTTCCCCTCTCTTGGTTTCCTGCCAGCTTGGTTCCTCGGGGATTCCTAATTATTCTGTTGTCGGCCTCCTAAGAACctggttttaattttgtttggtcTTTGATAATATAATCAGAAAAACCTATTAGTTAAAAGCCATTTCATGAGAGAGTTTCTGACATTTTAAAGAGATATCAAGAGCTTCAATCACTggtccccaccaaaaaaaaaaaaaaaaaaaaaaagccacaaaaaaacCTGTGAACACGAAATTCCACTCCAGTAACTCACACAGCCAGTGCAGCCTGCAGGGGAGGCTGAGTCTCTGAGAGGCCATCAAGGAATGCTTTGGAATGCAATCCTGCCTGCCTGGGTTTATTTAAACAGGAAATCAGTTAATTAGACTGCAGTAGGCCCCCTCTTGAACACTCCTTTACTGGGACTTTACAGAGAATAATATCTCAAATGGTTATGCATATGGTGATCTTTTGCTCCGTGATCTTTGTTTCACTtaattaacacagaaaaaaaaaaaaaaagaaagtactgaTTTCATTTGAAGAAAGATTGTCTCATtaagaatgaatcttaaaaatcttcaaaaattcaaattcttcaGTGAAAAAGAGAATACCAAAAACGTGACGGGACCAATTTGTGCTTTAGTATTGTAGGTGCTTTGATACGATTTTTTGAAACTCAATATTTCTTTGACTATTTCTAGGTCCACagctatttggttttttttaggGCCGAGCGTAGCCCCCCAGTCACTTGCAGGCATTTAGCGTAGTTGAACACGCTCTGCACGGACGCTGGGTGCCTCCAAGGTCTGTATATTCACTCACCGGTTGGTCTTTAAATGCTCTGGACGCCTGCATGCCAGagctattttataataaatctttagTTTGTTATAAAGTGAATAGCTAGCCCTcgtttagattaaaaaaaaaaaaaacaattctttttctcatctctccTACGCCTATGAGGTTATCACAAAGCAGAGCTCACCTATGAAAGGCTTTGGCACATTTCCCAGAGACACCTAGAAGGGCTTCCGTTCAGCACCTCTAGCTCCCTGACCAGACAGGTGACCTGGAGCTGAACTGAGGTGGGACTTTACTGAGCTCCCAGCCACCCACGGCTGAATGTCTCCTTCTCACTGCTCTTTAGCACAAATATGTTCTCGGCCAGGCCCTTTAGGAGAGCTCACTCTTCCTTAAAGGTTTTCTGTTGCTGCCTCCATAGTATTTATAAGCATGTGGACAAACGGAGCGTTTCTAAGCATACCCGTGGCCTCACAGTTCTTCTCCCGAGCACTACGTTCTTGTTGCTTCGAGGCGGACGATCGGTAGCAGGATGGGAGGGGCCGTTACGGAAAATAGGAAAGCCCGGAGAGATTTGGGGGCTCATCAAAACCTGCAGGCTTGCTGCTAGTAAAACAGACGGAATCCCAGCGCTCCTAGCCAAGTGCAGGGGTTCCCCTCCTGGGAAGCAGGGCCGGGTGCAGGCCAAGGGCACGGCCTCTGCAGCCGCAACGCCGCAGTTCAAAGCCCCCGTTTTACCACTTACCAGCTGGAAAGTGGAACCAAGTTGCTTCATGCTCTatgcctcagttctctcatctgtagaatgggaatatTAAGACCATCTCTTAGGGTCCAGAAATAGGATTAAAACCATCCAGGGCGGTAAGAACGGTGTCTGGGACCTAGGGAGTACCGGCCATCGTGATCGCTCGTTGCTGCTTCCGAAGGTAGCCTTCGACAGACTTTGCAGTTCACAGGTGTCTGGAGCACGTGGTATTTTACGATTCCAGCAACAATAGCACTGCCCTGGAGTTCCATTTAAAAACACGTCGACAGCAGGTAAAGGGTGAGCTAGGTCCATCGAATTTCAGAGGTGTTTTTGTCGTTGTTCTATGGAAGTTTGGTGAAGTCAAGAAGAGGGAAACAAGTCTGGCTCTAAGTTCTTGGAAACTACAGCGTCACTGAAGGTAACACGTGCAGGCCAAGGGCACGGCCTTGGccatttaacattttcattaaaaaaaagtagcaacAGACCATCAGCTAATTGCGAGGGAAAGTAGTTATTAAAACATGGTTTCCACCATTTTTTGAGTTGGGACAATTTGGCTACTCTGCCCGCCTCCCTTCCACGTGGGGCCTTCACGGAGTAGGCCTGACAGTTGACCTTATTCCTCTTTCCTTTGCTCTGGAGGTCACACGGGAGGTCACACGCGAAGCTGCTCGGGTCGTGGTGGGCCACAGCATAGGATTTTCAGCTGTAGTCGTTCGAGTGCCGGGCGGAGACCCCTAAATGCTGGGATGACTTGTGAACGGACGCCCCTTTCTCTCATACCCTTGTCACGTTCTTGCTCCTCTAGGTTGTGAAACCGCCATCTTATTCCCAATGCGGTCCAGGAGGATTTTTGGAAGCGTGCATCCAGTGACGCCCATGAAGCTTGAGTCTTTCAGTGCCTGCATCTGGGTCAAAGCCACAGATGTTTTAAACAAAACCGTCCTGTTCTCCTATGGCACCAAGAGAAACCCGTACGAGATCCAGTTGTACCTCAGCTATCAGTCCGTGGTGCTCGTGGTGGGCGGAGAGCACAACAAGCTGGTTGCCAACGCCGCGGTTCCCCTGGGAAAGTGGACCCGCCTGTGTGGCACCTGGGAGTCCAGGAGAGGCCGCGTGTCCTTGTGGGTGGACGGTGAGCCGGTGGCTGCCGCGCTGGAGATGGCCACGGGTCACCTGGTCCCCGAGGGGGGCATCCTGCAGATTGGCCAAGAAAAGAACGGCTGCTGTGTGGGTGGCGGCTTCGACGAAGCGCTAGCCTTTTCTGGAAGGCTCACAGGCTTCAATATCTGGGATCGTGTTCTCGGCAACGAAGAGATAAGAGAGTCGGGAGGAGCGGAGTCTTGTCACATCCGGGGCAATGTGGTTGGGTGGGGAGTCACCGAGGTCCAGCCCCATGGAGGAGCCCAGTATGTCTCCTGAGTGTTGTGAAGCTCGACTCGAAGCCAAAGAAAGAACCTCACGTTTCAGACAGTTGGGAAGGTCTGAAAACCTCAGCGCGTGTTAAGAACACTTGAGACTAATGAAGGGGAGAGTTGAGATCAATCTTTATTTATCTGGGCAAAATTACCGAATAAACAGCTGAAGAGAAGGCATTGGGGAATGCTTGAGGGGATGTTGTTTCTAGACTTCACGCCACGGTGCTTTGCGATTAGTGCTGTGTCTCTGTCAGATAAACTCGCAAATAATTAAAAAGGACTGCGTCGTGGAACAGAAGGGCAATTGTTTCACTTTTCTTTGGTTAATTTTGTTTTGGCCAGAGATGACTTTTACGTtggaaggaacagaaaataacatTGGCTGTCCATTATTCACTGTTAACTGGCATGTACCTTATGATTACAAAATACGATGATGAAACATATTTATACTACGATGTGACTTAACAAATGCAAATGTAGTTTATGTGTCATAATCGAATGTCACTTTTTTGAGAAGATAGTTATATAAGTTATATTATAAAATggttttgtattaattttattaagaCTATTTTTGTAAAGCTCtactgtaaataaaatattttataaaactaccCCATgtcatctaattttattttattttattttattttattttattttttaagtttttttttgtttttttttgtttttttttaatttatgatagtcacagagagagagaggcagagacataggcagagggagaagcaggctccatgcaccgggagcccaatgtgggattcgatccctggtctccaggttcgcgccctgggccaaaggcaggcgccaaaccgctgcgccacccagggatcccgtcatctaattttaaatttaaaagatgttttggAGCAAATCCGCACTCTTGAAGTAGGAGCTAGTTCCCAGAAAACAGTTCTAGTTGACATTGGTAGGAACAGACTATAGAGTTGTCGTAAGCTTTGGCTTCCTAGGAGTCATAAGCAAGAAATCTGATCTCGGCTAAGTCAGTTCATCTCTCTGGATTTTAGTTTTCTCAaatgagaaatcaaggaattgaggAAATAATGATGTCTAAGTCCCTTTGACCACATATGACACTCTGCCCTGTGgaacacagaaacacacataaattATCAGAGTTCCCCAAATATCCGTGGTGAGGGCCATTCCTGGGAAGATCAAAGAATCTGGAAAAACAATGATTCCTGCCCTTAAAGCGTACCCCATTCTCTTACTCGTGCATGAAGAAAGGACGGTCAAGGTCCTTCACCCTACAGATGGGGAGGTCACTCTCCGCCACACTAGTGTTCTCCTGTAAATGCTTTTTGGGGCGAAGAGAAGACCATCCCAAAGCTGCTCCTGAACATCAGCAGCAAATGTAGAGCCACAGTGATGATGTGTTCGCCTAAGGACGGGTCTGGACAACCACGGGTCACCTCTGGTTTGTGAGATTTGGAGCATAGGGCCGGGACTAGTTATCAAACCACATTTTATAACTGACTAGTTGAGTGTCCTTAGGCAAGGTACTTAACTCCTCTGGGTCTTCTCAGTAAAACAAGGGGATTGGTCTCACTGCCTTTAGCCATAAGATGTCATGATTCTAGGAATCTTTGAGGATGCTCGTGATAGCAGTCGAGCTTCATCCCGCTTGTGAGACCCGCAAAATCAGCCTGATGGATCTCTAGGAAGAGTGTACACAGTTATGAGGCCGAGGGCCAGTCTCGGGCCCTTGGAGATTACACCGTGGCCAGACGTAAATCCTTCTTTAGCCATTATGTCCATGACTGGAATGCTTAACTGGAAGAAGAAACGCCGGACCCGACCATAAACAGAGAGTCAGGCATGCTTTCAATTTCCACATCTCAGCAGGAATTAGATCAGCTCAAGAGATCCTAGACGATGCAGGCCAAAATGCATGCAAACGCCTACGCCGACGGAGCTAAACCTGGGGGcgtttttagtttttctatggGAATTACACATGGAGGGTAAAGAAGCAGCAGAGAGCAGAAAACCAAGCAATTGCTGGGTTACAGAAGCAGGAATTTCATCTGCTACAGCAGTAACCCTGGGTAAGTGTTCCAGGGGACTTCCGACCGTCTCCTAAGAcctattttccctcttttccaaagGAACAGAATTTAGGTTCACATGGTGGGTGTGTCCACTCGGGTGAAGTCTCTGTTTCCCAGCATCAGTGACAGCGAGGTGCGGCCAGGGGCCGACGCCCCGGCTGATGCTGGAATACACTGaatgggattctctctccctccttccttctgcctgaTTGGAATAGGGCAATGACGGCAGGAGTTCTGGCAACCTCGGCGGCGGGCGGTCCTGCCACCACACGGAAGGCGCCTGGGCTCCCGGGTGCGGAGCTGCCTCGCCAGGCCTGGGCTGCCTCTTCCTGCGCTGCTTTAACAGGGAGAAAACGGCACTTCTGTCACTGTAAATCCACCAGtgagggcccctggggggctcagccgttgggcatctgcctccggctcaggccatgaccccggggtcccgggatcgagtcccgcgtcgggctccctgcatggagcctgcttctccctctgcctgggtctctgcctctctctgtgtgtctctcatgagtaaacaaaatattttttaaaaaatccactagTGTTTGATCACCTAATATGATCCAggagaacaatttttttaaaaaattgaaaaaacactTTATCTCCTCAAAGCATTCAGA
This genomic window contains:
- the PTX3 gene encoding pentraxin-related protein PTX3; translated protein: MRLPAVLLCALCSALSPEGPGDYELMYVDLDNEIDHGLQPTEDPPPCACRPELSRWDKLFIMLEDWRAREGTMLQAADAVLRAELRSLRAELGRLGTPCAPPTEGPEPGRALGAVLEELRRTRADLRAVRGWAAGRWLPAGCETAILFPMRSRRIFGSVHPVTPMKLESFSACIWVKATDVLNKTVLFSYGTKRNPYEIQLYLSYQSVVLVVGGEHNKLVANAAVPLGKWTRLCGTWESRRGRVSLWVDGEPVAAALEMATGHLVPEGGILQIGQEKNGCCVGGGFDEALAFSGRLTGFNIWDRVLGNEEIRESGGAESCHIRGNVVGWGVTEVQPHGGAQYVS